Genomic window (Cuculus canorus isolate bCucCan1 chromosome 15, bCucCan1.pri, whole genome shotgun sequence):
CCTAAGTacctgtttttcccttttcccacaAAGGACCTGTGTGAAAGACATGAGAAGGGGGTATTGCACAAGCACCAGAGAGCATTGCATAAGTACAGCATGATGAAGAAGCAGATGATGAGTGCCACTGTGCAGAACAAAGAACCAGAGTCCGTGGAGCAATTGGAGTCTCGGATTGTGGAGGTAGTGCAGATGCCTGGGAGAGCAAAGGGTGGTACTGGACTTCTGAAACGGTGCCACTATGTAGCTCAGTCATATTTGCAGAAAGCCCTTAGACTGAAAGAGTATTCTGCACTTCAGGTAATTTGAGCTACCTGCTGTGCTACAAGGAAGACACGTTTATTTTCCTTGACACTTGTTACTGGCTCTTTGGCAACATGTCATTTGTAGGAGCTGTGGAAAGCAAGTCTGCATGATGGAAAGTGCAGTCGCTGTCATATCAAATGGGTCCAGGAGCTGCTTTTTTAGGGTTTTGGTATATTTTGAATTGCTAGTATGGTGAGgaatgctgttttctctttctcttttccctccttggCACCCTCTGCCTGGCAATGCATTTCACTgagttccttttctttcagcaagAAAATGCTATCCTAACCATGGAGCTGCGGAATTACTTCTCTCTGTATTGCCTGCATCAGGAGACACAGCTTATCCACATCTATCTGCCTCTCACATCTCATATTTTGGGAGCCTTTGTCAACTCCCAGATCCAGGGTCACAAAGAGGTGAGTTCTGTTGGACTGTATTCCTTTTCCAAAAATGTTAGTGTGAATTggaatgtatttgttttcaccTGTGGGCCTTCTTCCTTCAACCATATGTCCAAATGAGCTCTTTCGTGGTGTCCTAAGAAGTCACCTAAGGCCTTCACACTTTGGGGTGAGGATCAAGGCTGGCATCTAACGCCTCTAGGAGACTTCTTGCAGCAAgttactgtgtttttctttttcttcttctctcgTCTTTAGATGGCCTTGCCCTACAGGTAGCTGAAGAAGACCCAGCCTTTGACTAACTAGCTGTTCTGTAGTGAATGATGTGTGCTTGCTATGTGAatctgtttttgtttgttttgccacacagaaaatatataatgaGGAACAACTTCCTTGGTTTTGCTCTGAATTCAAGAGCTTCCTTTTCTTAACCCTTAAATTTGACCTTCAGCATTCCCCGTGTTCAGACTTTCTTGCATTTGTTGGGTTAAAAGTCTTTGCTCCTTCAGCTCCCTTCCTTCTTTGCAGTGATGGAATTTGCCCAAGGTCTCCCTTCCATGCATGCTCAGAGAGCTGCATCCTAGCACCAACCTAGTCTAAAATGGACAATCTGAGTCCACTGGTCTTCCCCAAAATTCTTAGCAAatttctgttgtgcttttgAGTGCTCTAAAACTGCTGCTAAAACACAGTGTGATAACATGATTACCTGTCATGTTGTcacatctgttttctctccttttccactcACAGATGAGTAAAGTTTGGAATGAATTGAAGCCGAAGTTGAGCTGCCTCTTCGTGGCATCTAGCAATATGCCAACTCCACCATTGTCACCTCCAGAGGGAAACTTCTTCTCCAATTAATGCTCTGAGCATCTAGCATGGAGCAAGGAGTGCAATCAACGCAGGGGTGGGATCTCTACCTCCAGATATTAGAATGGATCctccaaacagcttttttttttttttttaatattgctgcTTTGAGCTGCTCTCTGATTTAGACAGACTGGATGTGGGGCTGAACGTACGGATGTACAGACAATCtcttaattttgaaatgctCTGGGGCAGAGCTGATGTTTATTCTCCTGCAGACACGTTTCATGGGGTCAGGATATGACCTCGTGCAGCGAGTGCTGCGGTGTTGTTGCTGATGCCTCTGCATCTTGCACTCCGAGTCCTCCAGCTGTGTGCTGACACGTCTCTGCGCATCTCTGAAGTGCTTAAATGACCAGGATATCAGAAGCACTTGCTTGTAGCAGAGATGGATTGCCTTTTAAGCTCAGAGGGCCTGTGTTAGGGGCATAAGCGCATAAGGGAACCTGAAAGCCATCCCCTGTCCCATTGATAGGTgtctggatttgttttcttactgGATTCGCTAGCCCAGCTGGGCAGGGGCCGGCGCTGCTGTGGGATGGGGTTTCCCCAGCGAGGCTCGGCAGGCTGCCTTGTCACTGCATTTCAGTTAGCAGCTGTTGGACAGCCTGGGGACTCGCTTGggttgttcagtttggggccaAAGATGACTGGGTTCAGAAACTCGGAGGAGTTTGACTGgcataaatgagaaaataatagaataaaacACTCCTTAGTTATAAACCACTTACACTGTATGAGCAGAACAGCTATAAGGTAACTTGTTTACTTTGTTCTTGAGGTCTTGACATCCATCTGCTGAGTTGCTGTTTAGGACTATTGGAGAGCTTCTGTCCCGAAGACTGGTGTTTTCTTTGGTCTAAGATCAGATGAAGTATCCTGTTACACCAGCAGGCTGGGACCCAGTGCTGATAAAGTTCATTAGCAAAAAGTTAGTGTTTATCAGGATGTTACTGCCGTTCTTTTTTCTGGCTCTGGGTTGTGTTTGTGGAGGAGAGAAGACAATTAAGTGATGGTTCTTTATCTCTAAAAGTAGCACAGTCCTTGGTAGTGGGGTTTTCAGAATTGTCTGTGATTGTGATAAAGGGACTAAACATTCTCCATGTTTCACTTTGAATCTCCAGTGACTTTTCCTCATGAGGGAGGAGAATTTGAATGCCCTGTTACCTTAGGGGAAATTGTGCATGTCCTCCAGAGAGACTGATAAGCGAAGAAACTGCAAACGTATGCAGCAAAAATCTACTTGAACAGGACTCTCCTGAACCAGACTTCTCTGGGGCTGAAATAGCTGCCCAGGAGAATTTGGTGGTTGGCTTCTTAGCATTTCCTTTGAGTGGGTAGAAGGAAGCACATTAACAAGGATGGGTGCTTGCTGTCAAACTGGAACCATTACAGTATTTTTCCCATGGGGGAACTTCCCCATtaacaagaaatatatttaaatccTCCAATCAcagaagcttttttcctttttttttccttctctttttttttttattattatttagaaaATTTTTTGCAACATAAAGCTCTTCCTAGTCCAGGTGGAAATTATGGATTAGTTTCATTAGCTGGGCGGAAGGTAGTAAGTTATTTGCCCGATTTAATGAGACTGGCAGAACTGTTACACCCCTGAAAATGTGGTGAACTGTACTGATGTGGGTAAGTTTCTTGGATGCTGGGCCTTAAGGAGAGTGTAGGGAGTCTTTAACAACTTTGCTCAGAAAGCATTATCAACAGATTTTCATAGCAATCAAAATGTTAGCTCTCTTCTGAGGCTTTTCTCCTGCATACTGGCCTTGTCTGGTGAGACATGAACTGCAAATGGCTGTGACAGATTTGATTCTGTCTCCTGAAGATTCCTGAAGTGATGCAGAAGGGATTCTGCTCACAAGCCAGAGCAGAGTGGCTGGGGAAGGAAATGTTTCTACAGTGCAGTAACAAAGAAGATACTATCTCAAGAATGGCACAAAAGTTTTTTTATGCTTGACTTTTGGTTAGGAAGACAGTTTGTGGTTACAGTGTGGGAAGAgcatttactgtatttttaaatgctctttGCTCCTATCATCTTTAGACGGTGTTGGCTGGTTGTGGCCTGCCCTTTGCTTAGTCCAAGTACCATCCTCCCTTGTTTACCTTTGTTTGTCTGATGGGGTGAACAGTCAAACTAAGAGAATACTGTATGTTTTGGGGCAAGATCCATCTCTGTGGTGGGTCTTGTAGGTAACGTGTTGGGCTGGGGGAGATGACTGGGATGTGCTCTGTTGCaaagtattagtattagtaGAAAAGTTACAGGTTTGGactctatttaaaaacaaaactcaaaccccccaaaccccaaatatCTAAGCGACATTTGGGCTTTAGGCTGACtcctctttcctgttttccttcaaagGAAGGACCCTACAGTCCAAATGCAGAGACTGTGATGATGGTAAACACAGACCACACGAGCTACAGAGAAACTGGAATTGCGTTGTTTTGAGAAAACATCCACCCCTCCACTGTCAGCCCTCGCCTCTTCGGGGAGAGCAGTTTTGGGGTGgggttttgttgctttgatTCTGCTCTGCTCACCTGTTGAGATCAGAGGCCTGGTGTTCTCAAAGCTGAGACAGCTAATGGCACTTTCAGAGTTTATTTCATACTGGACTGCCGAACTTCTCATTCCTAAACACACTATTTCATACAGCCCTTAGTCTGAAGACCTTATTTCTGGGAGACTGGTCAGTGTGCAGATAGCAGTGTTGTGTCAATCCCAGTCTGTGAGGGATTCCCTTACTGTATTTGTCCTGTTTAGTCTAGGGATCTGTCAGACTTGGAGAGCAGTATGAAGTGCAGCTTCCTTCCCATAGAGGAATGCAGCAGGGAACTGGTTGTCTGTCTACCCCAGTCAATGTAGGGGAAACAGTTCTAGCTACTGCCAAGCTACTGCCTTCTGCAGCCAACGGCTTTGTGATATGCAGAGGTGCGAACAAGCCTTCCTGAAGCCGGTTCCACTGCCGGTAGCTGGGTAGATTGCAATAAACACTAAGCAAACAGAAGACTAATTGAAGACTGCGTACTACCTACCCAAGAATCGATGCTTCTGTAAGACATAGCACCAAAGAGTTCATGTGCCTTCTTGAATGGAAGCTTTCTGTGAATTGCTTGAGCTCATGGGGACTTTAATGTGTTCAAACTGGTAATGATAGAAAAGGCCTACAACCTTTCCGTCGATGTCTGTCAGATCTGTTGTGGAAGTGCCAAAGTAGTAAATGGCTGAGAACCTGAAACTTTGCCTGAAGAATGTTCTATTAAAAGGGCTATATGTTTTTGTCACTCCTAAGGTCTCCTCTGCTTCACGCTGTTAAGTGGCAATACACAGGCTTTTCGACTGGTATTATGTCTTGAAAGGCTTTCCAAACTAATACAAACCTAAACTTTgattcttctttccctttccttccatcTTCCTTGCAAGATGCTTCTCCTAAATTTTAACAGGTTTTCAACAGTGCCTTGCTGCACTCCAGTGCTTTTGCTCTTGATAGTGCAAGGGTGTAATTTCTGGAATTTGTAACAGGTTAATATACAATCTTCACTTTGTGCTGTTTCCTAGAAGATAAAGATCACCAGCTGGGGACAGAACTTACTTAAGACAGATCAGTCTCCACCACTGCAGCAGAAGCAATAACATCACTACTCTCTGACATGAGCTGAGTGTTGGTGCTGGTGAAAGCATCTTTATAAAAGGATTGAACTGACTGCAGGAGAGGGGATAGCAAATAGAAGCGCTGGCCAGAGCTgcacttgttttcttcctacCTAAACTCCTGGAGGAACAGAACATAATTTGCTCTCACACCACGCAATTTACAGTTTCCACCAGGAAATAAATCAAGATAACATAACAGGTATCGGCTGCCAGTCACTCCCTTTCATATCATGCACTAAAGCCTTCCATCCTGTTACGAGCTACTTATCCCCTTGTGCTTATTCTCTCTCCTGTACTCGCCTCAAGCCATTCTCTCTGTTAGAACAGCCAGAAACCCTCACTGCTCTGTCAGAAGCAGAGGTGAGTATTAAAGCCTCTGTAAGTAACTCTGTATGcagctcaaaaagaaaaggaagattctAAGGTGTTAACTGCTATCCCCAAAGTCTGAGCTGTAGCTTACTGAACATATGAAGAAGGGCATTTTTGAGTGGTATAAATTATTCAGAACTGCTGGAGggagacaagaggaaacagtctTGTTCAGAGGGTGTGAATTTTGCCTGCCTGGAATATCCTGTATCTTTGCTTTGCTCAAATAGCCTTATGTATGAAGCACTTTATCCAAATGCAGGAATTAAAGAACTATTACTACAGCTGGTAGACTGGAAATGTTTACAGATCCTATATTACATTCCAAGATTCTATCTGTAAGTGTTATATGTGTTTGTaaaagtgtttaaaacaaaacaaaaatcaaaacttgTGTAAGAATTTACCTCTGTCATGTTATTTCTACCTCGGTTTGATTAAGCCTCTGCTGACCTGAGTGCTGCTACTGACACATGGCAGAGCCTGCAGCCACAGGTGACAGCACTTTGCAACATGGAGTTGCTGAAAGTTGATTTTATTCAACACATTTTTACCTAAAATGCTCCAAACAGTTCAGGTTCACAGCAGGGCTCAAACAGCGTCGTACTCCCTCTGGCTTTGTGTTCTGAACTCCTATAACCTTACCCTCCCTGCAGTGTTAGGTAGAGATCCCCTCAGGATCTCTGCTTTGAGAAGGCTTTCACAGCACTGGCCAAGCCTCACCTTGTCCCAGGAATTAATGCTGAACAGGGAACTGTCCAGAACTGGCACGGAGGAGATACTCGGTGGATTCTGCTGCATCACAGTCCACTTAATGTTCTTGTGAAAGGAAGCCAGCTCCTGAAAGGCCCTTAAATAGTCTCAAAGCTACCCAGACATTTACCGCAGAACACGTGCTTTTACTAGAAAATCTTTTTAATCTTATAAAAGCATTCCCAGCCACAAGGGAAAAGCCTGAAAAGTTAGCTGCCTGTGAAAAAAAGGgttaactaatttttttaatagttgtGACTATGTAACCACTAAAGTATAGCACAACTAGGGACTTCACAGCTTAGAAAATGTCATTGCTTATATTTCTGCTCTAAGAAAGCCCCTTATTTGCTGTACTTCCCAGTGACCCGGCAAAGTCTCCTTTCCTGGAGAACCGAGAAAGGATGCCCTTCAAAGCAGTACTGACTGTTCTAGCCCAATGTGGGCAACAGCACGTGGGTCGAGTGCTTCCGTTTTCTTAAACTTCCTCCACTTCTTTCAGGGTGTGCTCCAGGATAGTGTCTTGTCCCTGGAACTTAAAATAGCCACGAAACAACTTCTTCTGAAGCAGCAGGGGGAACCAATAGCTGTCATCTGCCCACATCTGATTGAATGGCACCTCGTCCAGCTGAAACCACTGTGGACGCATTTCTGgtgggagaaaacaaaagaactttGCATGAgactttctcttgctttttgtgCTGCCTAGACTTTGTGTATCTGTCAACAAGTGGCTTCCCTCGACAGCCCAGCTGCCTCTCTTCTCAAAGGGATTTTGGCATGAATAGTTCTGCGTTGATTAAGAGCAGTACTGTCTCAGAAGAGAATGCACATCCTTCCTTCCCCTGCACTGGCTACTCACCATCGCTTTCTGTTGGCTCTCCATGAAAATGATCTGCTCGGAAAATGTGAACTTCCATGAGTTCAGAGTTGCCCACAAATTCAAATGTGATCTGACCCATCTTCTGCAAGGTGTCCACAGTCAGTCCGCTCTCCTCCAGGAGCTCCCTGCACAAGAAACAGACTTTAGAGGAACGTCAGCGCTGAGAGAACAAAAAAGCAGTCATTAGCTTTACTTGCACATACAAAACACTTCCAGTGAACCAAAGGTGAAAGCTGCACCTGTAAAACAGAGCAGGGCACAGCGGAGTTCTGCCTTGCACCAAACTACTTCCTACTTACACCACAGCAGAGCCATGTCAGACTCACTTGTGTGTTATTTTAAGCTTCTAAAGCCTGGTAAGAATGTAGTCTGTGTTGGAAGGGGAATATTCAGGAAAATTGATTGATTAGGATAATTTACACTCCTTGCAACATAATGATCTTTCCTGAGATTGGTTCCAAGTGGATAATACATTTATCCAGACTGTAGATGGATGTCACATCAGAACTCCAAGATACACTTTTATTTAGACCAGCAAAAGGCTTTGCCAACTTCAAGGTAAAGCTTtgagagctgcagagaagcagatATGAAATATTAGAACATCTGTGCTCACTGGAAAACCAGCTACTTCTGAGGCTACCTGAAGCTTATTTAAGTAATGCTGCACACTGTGTAACATGATTTGCATGCAGAATGTTAGCCATACCCACGGGTCTCCCATTCAAATGCCAcataaaaaacacaaagcaattGTGTAAActttccatttctcctcccTAGAAGTACATTTAGCATAAAGAGGGGCTAGAAGGCAAGACTTTTAAAAGCCCTTTGAGACTTGCCAGGCAGCTCTTTTCCATGCATCACCATGCACGGCTACTTGAAGCACAGTCAATTACTCACTCTGTTCATGCTACGCACTTagggcttttttatttctgcctgcCTCACAGAACCAGTATAGCTTGAAGTTAAACATGGTTTTTCTAATGAGCAAAACTAAGGAATACTTTGAAACGGTGCATCCTCAGTTAAGGTTAATAATTAATGTAGTTGCTTATTTGGCAGTAACttaacaatttttaaatgtaatggAAATTATCTTTAAGGCTCCAGCTTTCTTTGGCATCAATTTAATGGATCCCATCCTTCAAAATTCAATTCCAATTTCATGTGTTAGCTAATTTTAGTTTGTCTTCCTGAGAAACTATTGATGTCCAAAATAGAGGCAGTTTTCCAGCAACAAAGCTAAAAGCCTTATTTTACAGACTGTGATAATTGAACAAGAAAGCACAACACCGCTATGGTTCTCTAAGCAAGTCACCTAACAGGTATTTGGCTCTGGACATAGCGCAGGGAAACATAACAGGTAGGAGATGAAATAATGGACCAGGTAAGTGCTCCCCTTATGAGATGTGCCACTGAGCTGAGGGTCGCAGGTGCTAACAGGAACATGGTGTGCCCAGTGGGGTATAGAAATCTTACAGATACAAGGAACTTTTGTTCATGTTTCAGCTTAATATTTAACTCTCTGTGCTGTGAGGATACTTTGCACCTTATGTGGCTGCAAAGCCACACAAGACAGTGCAACATGGAACTGCAGCATCATTCCTCAGCTCTGAATACAGGGTGGAGGCTGTGCAAGTTAAGCTTGGACAGTGACACCACTTGGAGGAGAGCTGCACCCCGAGGCAGCACTCCAACAGTGGCGTTCCTGCCAGGAAGGTGGGCTGCACGCCTGGCTGGCCCTGGCTTGGGGGAGCTTCCTGCTCAGCTGACCTCAGCAGGAATTGGTTGTGTCCTTCTGAATTTGATACGTGGAAAGGGCCAAAGATTGGACTGTGTCACAGCCCATGGCAGCAGGCGCCGGCTGCGCTGTGATATGGTGTGCTGAGATCGATGAAACTTCCATCGCTTGACATACCATACGGACTAAAGCTCTGCTTTCTAACTCTGAGCTAGCACGGATAATCGTGCTCCTATGAAATCAAATGCTAAATTAAATAATCAGATTTAAGCCACAGTCAGTGGCACCATAAGCCTAGCAAATGGAGACCTGATTAAGGAACAGAACTGATCTCCCTCTCTCCACTCAGAGATGATAAATGACATAAAAAGCCATAGTGTAAACATCAGGTATGTTGACAGTGTGCACTACCGGATGCACATCTGCAGGGAGGACCATTCTGTCCCCCACATTAGCTCACCACAGAACCCAGGTGGTTGCACTGGCACAGCTGAGGAGAGGGTTCAGGGCAAAAGCTGTTAGGGAGCTGTTGAGCGCACCAAAAGTAATCTTCCTGCAGGTGTGAGGGCAATTCTTGGGGACGTATCAGAGTGAGAAGGTGGCAAAATGTTGCTCTGTGTCAGCAACAGTTGTGTAAAGAATGAGGTACCCAATTCTTAGAGGAGTTTGGCAATTCAGCTGAGATCTGGTATTTAGTTTGAGTGActagacaaaagaaaaagaacttcaaGAAATCAGTACTAAAAGCTTCAAAATGGTACTGTACCTCTGCACCAATGGAATTCAATTCCCTAACTCAGCCTCAGGACTTAAAAATGCCACTGTGCAGTCAATGAATTTCTACAGTGCCTTTCACATACGACCCCTAACAATTTCTACTACTTTGTTACTACATTTTCAGGTAGTAGCTACTAGAAAGCAGCATCTCTTCAACACCTTCAAAATTTAAACAATAAGCAGTACACTAGCACAAGCTATAATTCTGCTATACAGCCAAAATGAAGCTCTGCACCTTTCTGAGCAGTGCAAGAACCTCTGCCTACCACCAGCAGACCAAGTCTCAGTTTAGACCAGTCTGAAAGATGGGAATGAGGATACTCAGTAATTTCTAGTTACTCATAGACTGGACGAGTTAAAGATTTGCAGCTGACAGGCAACGGGAGCCATCCAGTTTCTGCGCACACATGGACAATCCCCCATCTCCTGTGGAACCAGGGCTTTTCTCTGTTCAGAGATGGCTCACGACTGCATTTCTCGAGTACCACGCTGGGTGTGAGAGTGTTACGGCCAGCCAAATACAGTGGTGCCACCTGCACCCACCCCACAGCCTCGCACCTCCACAGCCCAGCCTGTGCCCCAACACCACCACTGACTGCAGATCCAGCCAAATGGGGACAGGACTCACCTGCGAGCAGCCTCCTCGATGCTCTCCCCTGGCTGCACCTTCCCTCCGAAGCCATTCCAGAGCCCAGCTCCAAACCCACGTTTCTTCATGCCCAGGAGAACGCGGGATGGCTGCACTACCAGGACAAGGGTGAAGAGCCTGGATGTGTACATGACTCCTGGCCAAGGCAAGGAGGTGACGCTGCACCAAGGGCTCCTGATCCCCCGATGCAGGGAGGCCAGGCTGCTCCTCTGGTCCGGGGAACAGACAGCCCctcacccccagcacccctgcccTAAATGCCAGATCCCACCACCCCCAGCCCAAGGTCACTCAGTGTCTCTCCCAACACCTACTTCGCCAGCACTCCCACTGACTCTTGCTCCATTGGCCCCTCAGCACTCCCTCCCCAAATCCTTGTTTTCCCA
Coding sequences:
- the NUDT1 gene encoding oxidized purine nucleoside triphosphate hydrolase, whose amino-acid sequence is MYTSRLFTLVLVVQPSRVLLGMKKRGFGAGLWNGFGGKVQPGESIEEAARRELLEESGLTVDTLQKMGQITFEFVGNSELMEVHIFRADHFHGEPTESDEMRPQWFQLDEVPFNQMWADDSYWFPLLLQKKLFRGYFKFQGQDTILEHTLKEVEEV